The region GAGGCCGTCGTCTGCAATGGCGAGCGCATCAGCTATGCCGTCCTCGCCGCCCGAGTCGATGAGGTCGCCGCCGCGCTCGCCGTGCATGGCGTTCGCAAGGGCGACCATGTCGGCATCTGCCTCGGCAACAGCATCCCCTGGATCGTGCTGTTCCACGCCATCGCCCGGCTCGGCGCCGTCACCGTGCCGGTCAACACTAGGCTGAAGGCGGAGGAGATCGCCTACACGCTGCGGCAATCGGACGTCTCGCTGCTGTTCATGACCGACCGGCTGCTCAAGATCGATTTCGTCGAGATTCTCAAGCAGATCTGCCCGGCGGTCGATACGAAGTTGCCGGACCCGGCCTTGCCCAAGCTGACCCGCGTCGTCGTTCTCGGCGAGGCCGTCCCGGTGGGCGCGACCAGCTTCGCCGATTTCCTGAAGGCAGGCGCCGGCCAGCCCGTCCCGCCCCCCGTGCCGGCGGCCGATGACCCGCTGCTGATCCAGTACACCTCCGGCACCACCTCCTTCCCGAAGGGGGCGGTGCTGACCCATCGCAACATGACATGGGACGCCTATTCCGCCGGCCGCTTCTTCGGCCTGCGCTCGGGCGAGCGCTATTTCAGCCCGCGGCCCTTCTTCCACGTCGCCGGCAGCACGCTCGCCGTGATCGCCTCGCTGCAACATCTCGCCTGCCTCGTCAGCTGCGAGCGCTACGAGCCCGGCGATGCCCTGCGCCTGATGGAGGAGGAGCGCTGCACGCTGATGTCGGGCAACGACACCATCTTCCTGATGCTGCTCGACCATCCCGATCTGCCCCAGCGCAAGCTCTCCTTGCGCGGCGGCTGGGCAGCGGCGACGCCTTCGGTGATGGAGCGCATCGCGCGCCAACTCGGCGCGACCGAGATGGCGGTCTGCTACGGACAGTCGGAAGCCTCGCCGAATATCTGCACCGCCGCCTGGTGGGACCCGCTCGCCGACCGGATCGCCGGCTGGATGCGCATCCATCCCGGCGTCGAGGTCGAGATCCGCGCGACTGAGGATGGCCCTGAGCCCGGCCCGGGCGAGGTCGGCGAGATCTATGCGCGCGGCTGGAACGTGATGCAGGGCTATTACGCCAAGCCCGAGGAGACCCGCGCGGTCCTCAGCGAGGACGGCTGGCTGCGCACCGGCGATCTCGGCCGCCTCTCGCCCGATGGCCGGCTCGCCTTTGTCGGGCGGGCCAAGGACATCATCCGCGTCGGCGGCGAGAACGTCGCCTCGGCCGATATCGAGAACGTGCTGCACCGCCATCCCGGCATCCAGCAGGCCCAGGTCGTCGGCGTGCCCGACAAGCGCCTGATCGAGGTGCCCGCCGCCTTCGTGATCCTGGCGAGCGGCACTTCGCTCGCGCCGGACGAGATCATCGCCTGGAGCAAGGAGCATCTCGCCGGCTTCAAGGTGCCGCGCTATGTCGAGATCGTCGAGAGCTTCGACCAGATCGGCATGACCGCGAGCTCCAAGGTCCAGAAGAACAAGCTCGCCGCCCATGCGCGCCAGCTCTTCGGGCTCGAGGCGGTGGTATGAGCCTGGGCATCGAGACGCGCTTCACCCGGATGGTCGGCATCGACCTGCCGATCGTGCAGGCCGGGATGAGCTGGGCCTCCTCCTGCGCCGCGCTGCCGGCGGCGGTCTCACGCGCAGGCGGGCTCGGCGTCATCGCTGCCGGGCCGATGCGGCGCGACGACCTCACGGCGGCAATCGCCGATGTGCGCGCAGAGACGGACCGGCCTTTCGCCGTCAACGTCCCGCTCTACCGCAGGGAAGTCGATGACATCCTCGCTTTGCTGGTCGACGAGCGCGTCCCGGTCATCATTGCCTCGCAGGGTGGGCCGGACCGCTATCTCGATCGCTTCAAGGCGGTCGGCACGCTCTGCCTGCATGTCGTCGCCTCAGAAGTCCATGCCGCCAAGGCGGCGGCCAAGGGCGTCGATGGCCTCGTCGTGGTCGGCGGCGAGGCTGGCG is a window of Bosea sp. F3-2 DNA encoding:
- a CDS encoding AMP-binding protein: MSASELPSDLFGCADTLPEALARAVRLAGREEAVVCNGERISYAVLAARVDEVAAALAVHGVRKGDHVGICLGNSIPWIVLFHAIARLGAVTVPVNTRLKAEEIAYTLRQSDVSLLFMTDRLLKIDFVEILKQICPAVDTKLPDPALPKLTRVVVLGEAVPVGATSFADFLKAGAGQPVPPPVPAADDPLLIQYTSGTTSFPKGAVLTHRNMTWDAYSAGRFFGLRSGERYFSPRPFFHVAGSTLAVIASLQHLACLVSCERYEPGDALRLMEEERCTLMSGNDTIFLMLLDHPDLPQRKLSLRGGWAAATPSVMERIARQLGATEMAVCYGQSEASPNICTAAWWDPLADRIAGWMRIHPGVEVEIRATEDGPEPGPGEVGEIYARGWNVMQGYYAKPEETRAVLSEDGWLRTGDLGRLSPDGRLAFVGRAKDIIRVGGENVASADIENVLHRHPGIQQAQVVGVPDKRLIEVPAAFVILASGTSLAPDEIIAWSKEHLAGFKVPRYVEIVESFDQIGMTASSKVQKNKLAAHARQLFGLEAVV